From the genome of Denticeps clupeoides chromosome 4, fDenClu1.1, whole genome shotgun sequence, one region includes:
- the mapre2 gene encoding microtubule-associated protein RP/EB family member 2 isoform X2 — protein MAVNVYSTSITQETMSRHDITAWVNDILCLNYTKVEQLSSGAAYCQFMDLLFPGCISLKKVKFQAKLEHEYIHNFKLLQASFKRMNVDKIIPVEKLVKGRFQDNLDFIQWFKKFFDANYDGKEYDPVQARQGQDAIPPPDPGEQIFNLPKKSHHAASSPTAGATKSSCSTPKMSTPTSRPSSAKRTPATCAPTAAKGEKELEAQVLQLTEQMNSLKLALDGMEKERDFYFGKLREVELLCQEHGQESGPFVDRLMEVLYSADEQEAGGEVGEELEAHAPEGEVPEEEQDEY, from the exons ATGGCGGTCAACGTGTATTCTACCTCAATAACCCAGGAGACGATGAGCCGACATGACATCACTGCCTGGGTTAACGACATCCTGTGTCTCAACTACACTAAAGTGGAGCAGCTCTCTTCAG GGGCGGCCTACTGCCAGTTCATGGACCTGCTGTTTCCCGGCTGCATCAGCCTTAAGAAGGTGAAGTTCCAGGCCAAGCTGGAGCACGAGTACATCCACAACTTCAAGCTGTTGCAGGCGTCTTTCAAGCGGATGAACGTGGACAAG ATAATTCCTGTTGAGAAGCTGGTCAAAGGGCGGTTTCAGGACAACCTCGACTTCATCCAGTGGTTCAAGAAGTTCTTCGATGCCAACTACGATGGCAAGGAGTATGACCCGGTCCAGGCCAGACAGGGCCAAGATGCCATCCCCCCGCCTGACCCTGGGGAGCAGATCTTCAACCTGCCAAAGAAGTCCCACCATGCAGCCAGCTCGCCCACTGCTG GGGCAACAAAGTCATCATGCTCCACCCCTAAAATGTCGACGCCAACATCTCGGCCTTCTTCAGCCAAAAGAACGCCTGCGACCTGTGCGCCCACTGCTGCGAAGGGCGAGAAGGAGCTGGAAGCCCAGGTGCTTCAGCTCACCGAGCAG ATGAACAGCCTGAAGCTCGCACTGGACGGGATGGAGAAGGAGCGGGACTTCTACTTCGGGAAGCTGCGGGAGGTGGAGCTGCTGTGCCAGGAGCATGGCCAGGAGAGCGGCCCGTTCGTGGATCGGCTGATGGAAGTGCTGTACTCTGCAGATGAGCAG GAGGCCGGAGGCGAGGTGGGGGAGGAGCTTGAGGCCCACGCCCCCGAGGGGGAGGTGCCCGAGGAAGAGCAGGACGAGTACTGA